Below is a genomic region from Amycolatopsis sp. 195334CR.
CGCGGCCGGTCTCGGTGACCACCACCGGCAGCGGGTCCTTGCCGGGCATGGCCAGCACCAGGCATTCGAGCACGCCGGGCAGCCGGTCCTCCAGCACGTCCTCCAACTCCAGGCAGCTCAGCCCGGGCGTGGTGTCCACCTCGCGGTCGAGCAGCAGCACCCGGCCGTCGCGCCGGTGCACCGCGAGGTCGCCGGTGTTCCACCAGCCGGCGTCGTGCTTCTCCTGCCAGCGCTGGTTTTCCCCGACGTAACCGAGGCAGCGCGCGGGCGTCCGGGTGAGCGCCAGCCCGGCCCGCCCGCGCGGCAACGGTTCGAAGGTGCCCGGATCGACCACCTTCAGCCGGGTGCGGAGCGGGATCGCCCGGCCGAGGTCGCGGGTGGCCGGTTGCCGTTCGCGGCGCACGGCCAGCGATTTCCGGGTGAGGAAGCGGACGGTGATCGGCCCGGTCTCGGTCTGCCCCCAACCCTGGATCCACAGTGGACGACGCCGCCGGGAGGCGTGCAGGTAGTCCCGGACCACCGGCGGGTGCATCGCGTCGTAGGTGCTCAGGAACACCCGCACGTCGCGGAACGGATTGTCCAAACGGGACAGCAACGGCCGGAACCGGGCGAACGCGGCGGGCAGTGCCTCGACGAAGGTCGGCGGATACCGGCGGAGCAGCACGTCCGCGGCGTCGGGGTGCTGTCCGGACAGGATCACGATCCGGGCCGGGGCGCGGCAGAACACGCCGGCCGTCCAGCAGAAGGTGCGGCCGTGCGCGTAGGAACTGGCGTTGGCGACCGTGTCGTCGCGGCGGATGCCGACCGCGGGCAGCCGGACGGCTTCCAACCCGGCGAGCTTGCGGACGATCGTCGAGGTCGAGTGCACCACGAGCTTCGGCAGCCCGGTGGTGCCCGAGGTGTGGTTGATCACCAGTGGCGCGTGCTCGTCCGGGCGGCGTGGTGGCGGCGGGCGGTGCCCGCGCACCCGGTCGACGTGGATCGCGCC
It encodes:
- a CDS encoding class I adenylate-forming enzyme family protein; translated protein: MRPYDMGVLFDECADRGYATRVRLDRPFDIAPDGGIDYGAGELAALVAEVSGWLAAAGTRAGDRVAVLKPNHWDYDLIACAAIRLGAVPAQLSAHLPPEWLAELLRRLKPAVLVTTAEHAALGVAFASRVITLDTPEPGAIHVDRVRGHRPPPPRRPDEHAPLVINHTSGTTGLPKLVVHSTSTIVRKLAGLEAVRLPAVGIRRDDTVANASSYAHGRTFCWTAGVFCRAPARIVILSGQHPDAADVLLRRYPPTFVEALPAAFARFRPLLSRLDNPFRDVRVFLSTYDAMHPPVVRDYLHASRRRRPLWIQGWGQTETGPITVRFLTRKSLAVRRERQPATRDLGRAIPLRTRLKVVDPGTFEPLPRGRAGLALTRTPARCLGYVGENQRWQEKHDAGWWNTGDLAVHRRDGRVLLLDREVDTTPGLSCLELEDVLEDRLPGVLECLVLAMPGKDPLPVVVTETGRVDAAEWTGAVHDLPELQPPRVLTWEEIPRTGTGQVRRLALLTMLTGCAETPGTGRWT